One Coccinella septempunctata chromosome 8, icCocSept1.1, whole genome shotgun sequence genomic window carries:
- the LOC123318902 gene encoding acyl-CoA Delta-9 desaturase-like, translated as MSQTVVKDAKAIFKGDMIDEPSSAEPLQIIGNGKNGKIVDGNSESVVKRKPIHPKYAPLPDYKWRIVWRNVIAFAYLHVFSIYGAYLALFKAHWLTFFWAFFVAVAAGQGITAGAHRLWAHRTYKAKLPLRIFLATMQTMAFQNHLYEWVRDHRVHHKFTDTDADPHNARRGFFFSHIGWLMIKKHRDVFVKGKQVDLSDLRADPVVMFQKKYYLLLMPLLCFVFPTFVPWYFWNENFWISWYVAGVLRYTLSLNITWLVNSAAHIWGMKPYDRNIAPCENIFVAIAAQGEGWHNYHHVFPWDYKAAELGNYKLNISTAFLDFMHYIGQAYDLKTATKDMIDRRAKRTGDGSRHAPTKEKEVYQGYHSYLDDGEHLWGWGDRDMKDDEVDFVLKTNNLTER; from the exons ATGTCCCAAACGGTCGTGAAAGACGCTAAGGCCATCTTCAAGGGCGACATGATAGACGAGCCCTCATCGGCGGAACCTCTTCAAATCATCGGCAACGGTAAAAACGGTAAGATAGTCGACGGTAACTCAGAAAGTGTGGTCAAGAGGAAACCCATACACCCCAAATACGCACCTTTACCGGACTACAAATGGCGTATCGTTTGGCGCAACGTCATAGCCTTCGCCTACCTTCACGTATTCTCCATCTACGGGGCGTATCTCGCCCTGTTCAAGGCCCACTGGCTCACATTCTTCTGGG CGTTCTTCGTCGCAGTGGCCGCCGGTCAAGGTATAACAGCCGGAGCccacaggttatgggcccataGAACCTACAAGGCGAAACTACCCCTACGCATCTTCTTGGCCACGATGCAGACGATGGCTTTTCAGAATCACCTCTACGAGTGGGTGAGAGACCACAGGGTACATCACAAGTTCACGGACACAGACGCAGATCCGCATAACGCACGAAGGGGCTTCTTCTTCTCCCACATAGGCTGGCTGATGATTAAGAAACACAGGGACGTCTTCGTCAAGGGAAAACAGGTGGATCTGAGCGATCTCAGGGCAGATCCCGTGGTTATGTTCCAGAAGAA GTACTACCTGCTCCTGATGCCTTTACTCTGCTTCGTTTTTCCCACCTTTGTGCCTTGGTACTTTTGGAACGAGAATTTCTGGATCTCATGGTACGTCGCTGGCGTTTTGAGGTACACCTTGTCGCTGAACATCACCTGGTTGGTCAACAGTGCAGCTCACATTTGGGGCATGAAGCCCTACGATAG GAACATCGCGCCTTGCGAAAACATCTTCGTGGCCATAGCAGCCCAAGGCGAGGGTTGGCACAACTACCACCACGTCTTCCCCTGGGATTACAAAGCGGCGGAACTGGGCAACTACAAGCTGAACATAAGCACTGCCTTCCTGGATTTCATGCACTACATCGGCCAGGCATACGACCTGAAGACGGCCACCAAAGACATGATAGACAGGAGGGCCAAAAGGACGGGGGATGGCAGCAGACACGCCCCGACCAAGGAGAAGGAAGTGTATCAAGGCTACCACAGCTACCTGGACGACGGAGAGCACCTCTGGGGATGGGGCGACAGGGACATGAAGGACGACGAGGTCGATTTCGTGTTGAAGACCAACAACCTGACAGAACGATGA
- the LOC123318416 gene encoding uncharacterized protein LOC123318416 has translation MYTSYVLKGALFLTVIFCSFCADCVHVRQNCTGCRPVSEEKSRSYFADEDGPEETLENGGNHYTGSTDNDTIPNIQDGPENNWEIKLTDTTGLSIRKHQDELTLQITKLSGSVEARKKKMSVMDVIPYLIIPGFISAGILPWLIPGMKIAVMGVAMINQMAFTSSLFSLIRGYIFDTSQEDHIVYVNHGYEKYKHQKHGHGHR, from the exons ATGTACACAAGTTATGTGCTCAAAGGCGCTCTTTTTCTTACTGTGATTTTCTGTTCGTTTTGTGCGGATTGTGTCCATGTGAGGCAGAACTGTACGGGCTGTAGGCCGGTTTCCGAAGAAAAATCCAGAAGTTACTTTGCCGATGAGGATGGTCCAGAGGAAACTTTGGAAAATGGAGGAAATCACTATACGGGAAGCACAG ACAATGACACCATCCCGAATATACAGGACGGACCGGAGAACAACTGGGAGATAAAACTGACAGATACGACGGGCCTGTCGATCAGAAAACACCAGGACGAACTGACCCTACAAATCACCAAGTTATCGGGCTCCGTAGAGGCGAGAAAGAAGAAGATGAGCGTCATGGACGTCATACCGTACTTGATCATACCGGGATTCATATCTGCAGGTATCCTACCCTGGTTGATACCTGGCATGAAGATCGCAGTCATGGGCGTAGCGATGATCAATCAGATGGCCTTTACCTCCAGTCTATTCTCTCTGATACGAGGCTATATTTTCGATACTAGTCAAGAGGACCATATCGTCTACGTCAATCATGGATACGAGAAGTACAAGCATCAGAAGCATGGTCATGGGCATAGGTAG